A DNA window from Chlamydia felis Fe/C-56 contains the following coding sequences:
- the pgeF gene encoding peptidoglycan editing factor PgeF, whose protein sequence is MTQPISDYSLNKLTFPELSGLPLRHGLFPKQKDAEGYVYVPKNEQIRKDLGAESFCDLHQVHSTSLRHATYTTPTGCPADGLYTSDPMLSLHIRHSDCQPAIFYDPEKHIVANVHSGWRGLVGNIYAVTVSTLKRVYNSRPQDLIVVIGPSLGPDYAIYPDYRELFPPSFFNFMPKENHLDFRAIARKQLRDLGISDSKITISERCTYTEHEIFFSSRYRNSHPEPNVIDTPIKKNNVTAVLLLPRE, encoded by the coding sequence ATGACACAACCTATTTCTGACTATAGTTTAAATAAACTGACTTTCCCCGAACTCTCTGGCTTACCCTTACGGCATGGATTGTTTCCTAAACAAAAAGATGCTGAAGGTTATGTCTATGTTCCTAAAAATGAGCAAATTCGCAAAGATCTAGGTGCTGAGAGTTTTTGTGATCTTCATCAGGTACACAGCACAAGTTTACGTCACGCCACATATACAACCCCTACAGGATGTCCTGCAGACGGGTTATATACCAGTGATCCTATGCTTTCCCTACATATTCGCCATTCTGATTGCCAGCCAGCGATCTTCTATGATCCGGAAAAACACATTGTTGCTAATGTACACAGTGGGTGGCGAGGACTTGTTGGGAATATCTATGCAGTAACGGTGTCCACATTAAAACGTGTGTATAATTCCCGTCCTCAGGATTTGATCGTTGTTATAGGACCTTCTCTAGGCCCCGACTACGCCATTTATCCTGATTATAGAGAACTATTTCCCCCCAGCTTTTTTAACTTTATGCCAAAGGAAAATCATTTAGATTTTCGTGCTATCGCAAGAAAGCAACTGCGAGATCTTGGAATTTCTGATTCTAAAATTACTATTTCTGAAAGATGTACGTATACCGAACATGAGATTTTTTTCTCTTCTCGCTACCGCAATTCCCATCCAGAACCTAATGTGATAGACACTCCAATAAAAAAGAACAACGTTACTGCCGTTCTTCTTCTTCCTAGAGAATGA
- a CDS encoding 4-hydroxy-3-methylbut-2-en-1-yl diphosphate synthase — protein MIISPFKKQTARRYTHSVKIGSLFVGSEHSIKMQSMTTTPTSDVDATVAQICSLVEAKCDIARVTVQGVKEAQACEHIKERLLTMGLDIPLVADIHFFPQAAMHVADFVDKVRINPGNFVDKRNMFSGKTYTDKNYADSLLRLEEKFSPLVEKCKRLGKAMRIGVNHGSLSERIMQRYGDTIEGMVVSALEYIKVCENLGYRDVVFSMKSSNPKVMVAAYRQLAKDLDARGWHYPLHLGVTEAGMGMDGIIKSAVGIGTLLTEGLGDTIRCSLTGCPTEEIPVCESLLKHTTIYLNLPKQENPFALENSESFVNASKKITKTTPWGSVYGVFIKLHEHHILNTTAERLLEQLGINPTNGKKDATAPEGVVIPKSFLGTSIIEKLQKHMSVFHHHEVPCLYDYNEEIWNNEQVLSAPFVHCHATPPFIHSVRSFFSKRQCEDQPVKLVFSKDLDDEYEATVSIATEFGALLLDGLGEGVILDLPNIPLPTVREIAFGTLQSAGVRLVKTEYISCPGCGRTLFDLPEVTTRIRNKTKHLVGLKIAVMGCIVNGPGEMADADFGFVGSKTGMIDLYVKHTCVKAHIPMEDAEEELFRLLQEHGVWKDPE, from the coding sequence ATGATTATTTCTCCCTTTAAAAAACAAACTGCTAGACGTTATACGCACTCAGTTAAAATTGGGAGTCTTTTTGTAGGCAGTGAACATTCAATAAAAATGCAATCTATGACAACAACACCGACCTCGGATGTTGATGCCACAGTTGCTCAGATTTGCTCCTTAGTAGAAGCTAAATGTGATATTGCTCGTGTTACTGTACAGGGAGTTAAGGAAGCTCAGGCATGTGAGCATATAAAAGAACGCCTGCTAACTATGGGTCTTGATATTCCTCTTGTTGCGGATATCCATTTCTTTCCTCAAGCAGCGATGCACGTTGCAGATTTCGTAGATAAAGTACGTATCAATCCTGGGAACTTTGTTGACAAGCGCAATATGTTCTCAGGAAAAACTTATACGGATAAAAACTATGCTGATAGTCTTCTTCGATTAGAAGAAAAATTCTCTCCTCTTGTAGAAAAGTGCAAACGTCTAGGAAAAGCGATGAGAATCGGCGTGAATCATGGTTCTCTTTCTGAACGCATTATGCAACGTTATGGAGACACCATTGAGGGCATGGTAGTTTCTGCTCTTGAGTATATCAAAGTATGTGAAAATCTTGGCTATCGCGATGTTGTTTTTTCGATGAAATCGAGTAATCCCAAGGTTATGGTTGCAGCTTATCGCCAACTTGCAAAAGATCTTGATGCTCGGGGCTGGCATTATCCCCTACACCTAGGTGTTACAGAAGCTGGAATGGGAATGGATGGGATTATCAAATCTGCTGTGGGTATTGGCACGCTGCTTACAGAAGGTTTAGGAGACACTATTCGTTGTTCGTTAACAGGGTGTCCTACTGAAGAAATCCCTGTTTGTGAAAGTTTGTTAAAGCACACAACAATATATCTTAATCTTCCTAAACAGGAAAATCCCTTTGCTTTAGAAAACTCGGAAAGTTTTGTCAATGCTTCTAAGAAAATTACAAAAACAACCCCATGGGGATCTGTTTATGGAGTATTTATCAAGCTACACGAGCATCATATTTTAAACACGACCGCGGAAAGGCTTCTTGAACAACTTGGTATAAACCCTACTAACGGGAAAAAAGATGCCACTGCACCCGAAGGCGTAGTTATTCCCAAAAGTTTTTTGGGAACCTCTATTATTGAGAAGTTACAAAAGCACATGAGCGTTTTCCATCACCACGAAGTTCCCTGCCTGTATGACTATAATGAAGAAATCTGGAATAACGAGCAGGTTTTAAGCGCTCCCTTTGTACACTGTCACGCAACACCTCCGTTTATTCACAGCGTAAGATCTTTCTTTTCTAAAAGACAGTGTGAAGATCAGCCTGTGAAATTGGTATTTTCAAAAGATCTCGATGACGAATATGAAGCGACAGTATCTATAGCTACAGAATTTGGAGCTCTACTTCTTGATGGTTTAGGAGAGGGTGTAATTTTAGACCTTCCCAATATTCCTCTACCCACTGTTCGAGAAATAGCCTTTGGCACTTTACAAAGTGCTGGCGTGCGTTTAGTGAAAACAGAGTACATCTCATGTCCGGGATGTGGAAGAACTCTCTTCGATCTTCCCGAAGTAACAACACGAATTCGCAACAAAACAAAACATCTTGTAGGATTAAAAATCGCTGTTATGGGATGTATAGTTAATGGTCCTGGAGAAATGGCAGATGCTGATTTTGGATTCGTTGGATCTAAAACAGGAATGATTGATCTCTATGTAAAGCATACGTGTGTAAAAGCACATATTCCCATGGAAGATGCCGAAGAAGAACTCTTTCGTCTTTTGCAAGAACATGGTGTATGGAAAGATCCCGAATAA
- the sucB gene encoding dihydrolipoyllysine-residue succinyltransferase, with product MITEVRIPNVAESISEVTIASLLVASESLVQENQGIMEIESEKVNQLIYAPVSGRIIWSVAEGDVVSVGGVVAQISDAHESSSVGSMEESPKDATVDAEIICFPRSKAHEPPAEGKTFVPLRDKIQNVPQSSGSKNEVRERMSSIRKTISRRLVTALHESAMLTTFNEIHMTPLMQLRKERQEAFFSRYNVKLGLMSFFVKAVIEGLKSYPRVNAYIDGDEIVYRQYYDISIAVGTERGLVVPVIRECDKLSSGDIEMRLADLASRARDGLISVPELEGGSFTITNGGVYGSLLSTPIINPPQVGILGMHKIEKRPVVIDNTIAIADMMYVAFSYDHRIIDGKEAVGFLIKIKDAIEQPETLIDF from the coding sequence ATGATTACAGAAGTACGCATTCCAAATGTCGCTGAATCAATAAGTGAAGTGACGATAGCTTCTCTGTTAGTGGCTTCAGAAAGTTTGGTTCAGGAGAATCAGGGCATTATGGAAATAGAAAGCGAGAAGGTAAATCAGCTTATCTATGCCCCCGTATCCGGAAGGATCATTTGGTCTGTTGCTGAAGGAGATGTTGTTTCTGTTGGTGGTGTCGTTGCTCAAATTTCTGATGCTCATGAATCTAGTTCCGTAGGCTCTATGGAAGAATCTCCTAAAGACGCGACTGTAGATGCGGAAATTATCTGTTTCCCGAGATCTAAAGCTCATGAGCCCCCCGCAGAAGGGAAGACCTTTGTTCCTTTACGGGATAAAATCCAAAATGTCCCACAATCTTCAGGATCTAAGAATGAAGTTCGTGAGCGTATGTCGTCAATACGCAAAACGATTTCTCGTCGTTTAGTTACTGCTCTTCATGAATCGGCAATGTTAACAACATTCAACGAGATTCATATGACGCCTCTTATGCAACTCCGCAAGGAAAGACAAGAAGCCTTTTTCTCTCGCTATAACGTGAAACTAGGATTGATGTCATTCTTTGTAAAAGCTGTTATTGAAGGATTAAAATCATATCCTCGTGTAAACGCATACATTGATGGAGATGAAATTGTCTATCGTCAGTATTACGATATTTCTATTGCTGTAGGGACTGAACGTGGTCTTGTTGTTCCAGTAATTCGTGAATGCGATAAACTCTCTAGCGGAGACATTGAGATGAGACTTGCTGATTTAGCAAGTAGAGCTCGTGATGGACTGATTTCTGTTCCTGAACTAGAAGGCGGAAGTTTTACTATTACTAATGGGGGTGTCTATGGTTCTCTACTTTCCACGCCTATTATTAATCCTCCGCAAGTAGGGATATTAGGGATGCATAAAATAGAAAAGCGCCCAGTAGTTATTGATAATACAATTGCCATTGCAGATATGATGTATGTAGCTTTTAGCTATGATCATCGCATTATTGATGGTAAGGAAGCTGTAGGGTTTCTTATTAAAATCAAAGATGCAATAGAGCAGCCTGAAACTCTTATCGATTTTTAA